DNA sequence from the Nicotiana tomentosiformis chromosome 3, ASM39032v3, whole genome shotgun sequence genome:
AGTCAGATGCACTCAGTTTGTTCTAGTGTTGTATTGACATTAACATGTCATGCATTTGCAGCAAATGGGGATGAAATTGTTGGTAATGGAAAAGAACAAGACTATGCGTGGCTTGCTGTGGTTGATACACCAGAGGATCTGTACATGCGCCCTGGAAGGTACATGGGTCCAGCCATCCACAGGTAGCAGTATACATCTTCCTGCAATCGATTCGTTATGGAGTGTGGATGTTCATGGTTCTTTAACTGTGACCCAACTAAGATTGACCTATAAATCAGTAATTGATGCATACAGCTGTGTATTGTTActgattcctttttttttttttttgggtcaaaGGCTTCTGTATCATGTTACTAGAATTTTGGAAGTGCTACAGTATAATGTCTTAGTTTAGCCTTCGGCATTGTATATCAGAGTTTGTATTAGTTCCATAAGATCATGATCAGCTCTCCCACATGTCCACAAAGTATATGCCACAATATAAATTTTTGAGCCCTTGTAATTTCTTTTTCCCTGTTCCTCTTACCCAAGAAGAAAATAATTTATCTACACAGAATTCAAGATCTTTCGATCACTCCAGTGTTCGCCAATACGCCTTTTGTCTTAGGAGCGTGGAAATTGATGCTGCTAAATTTTGAATCCAGATCTACTGTGGTGCATTGACTCGTTACGCTCAAGTTGGTTTTATCAGCGTTACTGCAAGCATTCGACATTCTACATTATAATTTAATAGCATCCTGTACAATGCACTCAAGTTTCCAAGCCTTGCTTCACATCCTGTACCGCTTTTTATGTTTGTATTTCTTAACCCACATTTCCAGCATTGTCATACTATACTGTAGCTTTGGGCAAAAGCATAGTCAGTTTTTACAGAGGCGACTCCAGCAAAACTGTAGCACTGTAGCCTTTGCTAATTTGATCGTAGTTCTGGTTGGTCACTTTGTGGTGTGTAGTTTTAATGTGATTATATGAGATTACTGTGTAACTTCTGGGGAATCGATTATATAAAAATGACTTGGTTGTATTTATCAAGACTGTTCGTCCAAAACCTGAAGAATTCATTAACACAATAATTTGTTGATTTGACTTGATATCAGGCCTCCCTCAACAACTAGACAAATACCGTCATGGCATCCAAAAGAAAAAGGAGGACCTTATTATTTTGATAAAGAGAGCACACCTGCTGGAGACAGGGAATTCCATTTTGGAAACAAAGTAAGCACGCATGAAGACTTGTTTATTTTTTGAAAACTGCATGAAATGTTGATCAGATGTAGCTTCTAATGCCTACCAGATCCTCCTCGAATACATATATCTAAACAACAACGCCGATTGAGTATACAAAAAGGAAAACTTTAATGGATTCTCCCTACTTTAGTTTTCATCTATTGTAGGTGTGGTGCGAAGAATGTTTCAGTAATTTAGCTTTTGATGCTTTCTCAAGGAGATCTGAAAGATTCACCAGCATAGCGAACATCTCCAAGTTCCTCTTCGATACGCAGAAGCTGCAATCAGTATAACGAGTTTAGCCAGTCTAACAAGCAGGAAATAATCTTTTCCACCCTTAAGTTATCAACGAACACAGAGCTAGTGCAAAGAAAACATAATGGGACATCAGACATCAATAAAATCCAGTTGAAATGCTTCGAggtgttttttttttgttgaagaaAAAATAATCGAGGGAGGAAGATTAAACGACTTCAGTATAACTTTACAATCTGCTATGGATATGAGTATCCACATCGAAAGCTTATTAACTTCCAAGCCGTGACAAGACTGAGTAGTAAAATTGCCAACAACAGGATGAATAAAAGTTGTTTTATTGTTTCTGATCATGAATAGAAAATAGGGGGAAAGTAATCCTCGCCCAACATACTCTACAAATGTTGGTTAGCAAACCTCTAGTAAAAGAGCAAATAATACTAATTTGTTTGAGAACGGGAGGGATAGAGAAGGAATACTAAATGAGATAATGAGATAACAGTAGCAACAACAAAAACAAGAAGAGCAATGGCAACAATTAGAAATAAGAAGACAAACGAAGAAAGAAGGGCAATTAAAGTGTTCCATCTTAACCTGGTTGTATTTTGCCAGCCGCTCACTCCGACAGGGTGCTCCCGTCTTGATCTGCATTACAGGATAATTTAAAAGAATATATTAATATGCTGCTGGTGGTTAAAAGAGTGGAGAAGATTAACCAATGTCAACAGCTGGAAGTCGAGAGTACCTGTCCACTGGCCAAACCAACAGACAGATCTGCGATAAAATTATCCTCTGTTTCACCGCTTCGGTGACTGACCATAACACCCCAGCCCGCAGCTTTGGAGTCTAGTGCTGCTTGAATGGATTCTGTCACTGTACCAATCTGGTTAACCTGCAACAATTTGAAAAATGATGAGCCAAGCCCCTCACTACCATGTATCATTCATTTATCAAACAGCTGAGGAAGTCCATCGAAGTGAATATCCATGCACTTCTACAAGCTGACTGAGGTTTTAAACCTGTCGGCCATGCAGCTGCTTAAGTTCCACTACAGATGGCTAAAAGTTCATTCAAGAGAGCTCTAACGGCTTTAACACCTAACCTTATAGGAGAGATTTATGTACATCAACGCAGTGTTTCTGTCTTGCAGGACTGGACCCATGATAACGTATAAATTGCATTTTCTATGTCTGAACTTTCTCCCTCTTGCCCATTAAAGTTATAGTATAATTGAAATAGAACTATACATGAAAACAAAATGATATACTGCATGTGAGCTCTGACGAGTCAAGTGCTTAAAGTAGCATTGAAAAGAGGGAACCCAGATTAATCAAACCGTACAATAAATGTGTCAACATCAAGTGTTTAGCTATAATTGAGACATAAGCTGTGAAGTACACCATCTTATGACATGCATCCATTCAAAAAGGTTCATAACATAATATTATGGTATTGTTAAGCCACGATCTTTCTAGGACAACCCTTATTAGTTAAATACTCTAAGCATTTTTTTGGCAGGAATAGACTAGGCTTTTCCGGAGAAACGTACCAAATTAAGCACCGCTGTTTTAAGGCTCTTCCTGTTAATTTATTAAATTGCCGAGGATCAACTCAAAGGTACTGTACCTTACAGGTAACATAACCTCATTTTGCTTCTTTAATTTACGTACATTGTAAGTTTTATACCTTTGTGCGACTAAGCATTTGAAAAGAGAAAGAAGCCTACTGATGGAACAAGGCAGCTTTGCTACAGAGATTTGTATGTTGCTTAAAGGCATAAGCCCTTACCTTCAACAACAATGCATTGCATGCCTTTTTCTGAATTGCTTCAGCAATTCTCTTTGGATTAGTCACCAGCAAATCATCACCAACAAGCTGAATATCAACTGAAGATTGTAGTGATGCCCATGAGCTCCAATCATCTTGGTCAAATGGATCTTCAATAGATACAATAGGAAATTCTTTGACAAACTCCTTATAGAGTTCACAGAGGCTCTGAGCACTAAGCACATGAGCTCCATCATTTGGTTGATTCTTGAAATTGAGATCATATTTCGCATCTTTTGTCAAGAACTCAGATGCTGCTACGTCCATGCCAATTTTAATCTGCACCAATCTTTCAATGAGCAAGTCCATAACTTCCGAAagtaaaataatgtaataaaactGCAAGGCCAAAAAGAATGTCGACCTTGCCAGTGTAACCGGCCTTCTCAATTGCATCCATAAGCAATACTAGCCCTTCCCTGTTATCCTGGACATTTGGAGCAAATCCACCTTCATCACCAACATTGCATGCATCTTGCCCATACTTAGCTTTGATAATTCCCTTTAGAGTGTGGTAGACTGTTCTCCAATCAAGCGTGGACAGTTAAATACCATGTATAAAGATATTATTTACAAGTTTGCAGAACACATAATATGCAAAGGTTACAGGTCATGGAGAAGAACAGCTATAGCCTATAGGTACTTCAGGACAAAGCAGCATTTTGATGCTCAGAATAAGAAGTTTAGCTACTGTTTTACTTCTTCTAATGCATATTTACTGAAACCAACACTAATTTGTTAAAGTGAGACAGAGATAGCGATCAAGAAAGAGGAAGCAATTTTCTATTTACTTCAATCCTGATCCCAGAGGACAACAGATTTCTCACCTTCACTACCCATACGAAGCGCCTCAGTAAATGTTGATGCTCCAACGGGTAGAATCATAAATTCCTGCATAGCCAAATTGTTACCAGCATGGCTCCCTCCATTTATCACATTGAACGCTGGAACTGGCATTACAAGTTCTTTGGTTCCAGATATTTCTTGAATGTGTTTATACAAGGGTACTGCTTTTGCTCCAGCACCAGCTCTACACACACTGAGAGAGACTCCAAGAATGGCATTAGCACCAAGTTTTGATTTATTAGGAGTTCCATCAATCTCCAGCATAACAGCATCAACATCAGCCTGTTTCCTTCACAAGAAGAAATGAAAATTGTCATACATGGATGGTCCAAAGTTGAGAAAGGAAATTGCAGCATATCAATTAGTCACCTTTTCTCGGTTTCTACTTTCTATGACACTCTTTTCATTTTGGGATGTACCAAAATGTTGACACTTTCcctaataatattattttatacaaTTTTCACAACTTTTATGAACTTACATTCCCCTCAATTattcaaattttaaaataatgttaaaatacttTCTCTGTTAAACTAACTTTTCAACTACTCCCcctgtttcaaattagatgaggtactttcctttctagtctgttccaaaataaatgacacatttctaaatttgaaaataattcaattttaaactcttcattttacctattttactctcagtgagaagcttttataaccacaaaaatgtcatggccccacaaagttTTTACCtcttaaacttttaagaccacaagtttcaaaagtcttttttttttccttaaactccgtgccgagtcaaactacctcatctaaattgaaatggagAGAGTATTActttaataatattttctttcactACCACTGATATATTAAATAGAGCAAATTAGTATATTACTATATTAAACTCCACATGACCAATACCCTCATATATGATGAatggaaagaaagaaagaaagattaaGCAGACACCAAGGCAGCCACTCATTATTAGGCAATAATGCAGTACAATACAAGCAATAGCACCACTAGTATTCCCTACTAATCGATCTTTTTAGCTGTACGCACCAGTCAACTTCTTATTTTCTACTTCAACTTGAACCAAGCTGAGTTCAGCAAATTTTATTATTACTAGCCAAAATCATATATGCAGTTGCCTAAGCTTTCATCTTTTGACAACCAATAAAGACAAAGTAGTAAAATGTAAATTTACTTGGCTCCTTTTATTATCAACAAACCAAGTGGCTTACACAGAGTAATGGATGGACCATACACAGCCCTTTACTAACATAGAAGGACCTTTATTCTGATTGTTCAAGTGCTCTAAACAAATTTTTAGCGTGTGACAAGAGAAGCGTCTTTCtaaaggatttaagttatatacactttTACGTACCATTTAATCTGGGTAGCAAATCATTGCTATTGACCATAGTTAGCTACAATTACCTATCAAATGACCAAATTGTTTAAATATATTTTACACGGTCAGTGCACTCAAATAGTATACAAATTGAAACCTGATACTACGTGGACGATTGAAAATattactttgaaaaaaaaaaggaggagaaaacgaaaatttaagaaataaggaaagaaactttAGTTACCTAACATCAACACCAACAAGTTTGGGGCCCAAGAATTCATTAATATTTTTAACAGCATTGAGGACTCCTTTACCCCCATACACACTCTTGTCACCATCTCTGAGCTCTAGAGCCTCGTAGATCCCGGTGGAAGCTCCACTTGGCACCGCCGATCGATAAACAAGATCATCACCAGTGACCAGATCAACCTCGACCGTAGGATTGCCCCTGCTGTCTATAATCTGCCTCGCCTTGACAGATTTCACCTTGGAGGAAGCCTTGGATACAGTGGCCGATGGAGCAGCGGCGACGGAGCAGCGGACAGTGGACGGCCGAGATTGAATCTTTTGGGTCGCAGGTAATGAAAAAAGCGGCCCTTGTGATTTGGGTTTGGTGGAAAAAAAGGGCTTAGAGAGCTGAGCTGGAGCTAAGGCCATtttgtatgtatatgtatgtaaAATGCAGAAAGAGGAGAGCTTTTAAGGTGAAGAGAGTAAAGGGTTTTTGTGGGTTATTTAAATGGAGAAAACGGGGTTTATAGGAAAGTCCGCCGAAGGGCGAAGAAAGCAGAGCGTTTGGTGTTGATGATGGCTTTGAGGGTGGTTGTTGGTGCTTTGGAGGAGACGTTATAGTTATAGTAACAGTAGAATAGAAATTTTATTTTACGACTAGAAAGGGTTGGTAGGTATAGGAGGAGTACAGTATAGTGTTTGGTCTTATGGGTTCCACCAGATTTTCTTGCTAAAATTACCCTAAACAT
Encoded proteins:
- the LOC104102000 gene encoding enolase 1, chloroplastic is translated as MALAPAQLSKPFFSTKPKSQGPLFSLPATQKIQSRPSTVRCSVAAAPSATVSKASSKVKSVKARQIIDSRGNPTVEVDLVTGDDLVYRSAVPSGASTGIYEALELRDGDKSVYGGKGVLNAVKNINEFLGPKLVGVDVRKQADVDAVMLEIDGTPNKSKLGANAILGVSLSVCRAGAGAKAVPLYKHIQEISGTKELVMPVPAFNVINGGSHAGNNLAMQEFMILPVGASTFTEALRMGSEVYHTLKGIIKAKYGQDACNVGDEGGFAPNVQDNREGLVLLMDAIEKAGYTGKIKIGMDVAASEFLTKDAKYDLNFKNQPNDGAHVLSAQSLCELYKEFVKEFPIVSIEDPFDQDDWSSWASLQSSVDIQLVGDDLLVTNPKRIAEAIQKKACNALLLKVNQIGTVTESIQAALDSKAAGWGVMVSHRSGETEDNFIADLSVGLASGQIKTGAPCRSERLAKYNQLLRIEEELGDVRYAGESFRSP